In one Hymenobacter sp. DG25B genomic region, the following are encoded:
- a CDS encoding anhydro-N-acetylmuramic acid kinase yields the protein MNAQLTRLCRLAQQPSRRIVGLMSGTSLDGLDVALCRFTGHGPATQITVEQFATVAYSTDTRQRIQQVFARQQVDLQHLTLLHAWLGTLHGELVLECLQRWEVPPAEVDLIASHGQTVFHAPRHQHQLPDWPNATLQLGDADHLAVRTDILTVSDFRQKHVAAGGEGAPLAVYGDYLLFSQPGEDRLLLNLGGIANFTYLPGSLDATAVFSTDTGPANTLLDAVVRQHYPGLSYDADGMLAAQGTVQENLLTELLQHSFFQAKLPKTTGPELFGLAYLRTAQERSHTQHLSPPDLLATLTALSAEGIARAVRQRLGLHPALPIYISGGGLHNPVLLAALQARLPLCRLGSTAVLGIQPDAKEAVLFATLANETLVGEPRTIGSGTQAVPAVSLGKISLPG from the coding sequence ATGAATGCCCAGCTCACCCGCTTATGCCGCCTGGCGCAGCAACCATCCCGGCGCATTGTGGGGCTGATGTCGGGCACTTCTTTGGATGGCCTGGATGTGGCGTTGTGCCGTTTTACGGGTCATGGCCCGGCTACGCAGATTACGGTAGAGCAGTTTGCTACGGTAGCCTATTCAACGGATACCCGGCAGCGCATTCAGCAGGTGTTTGCCCGGCAGCAGGTAGATCTGCAGCACCTCACCCTGCTACACGCCTGGCTGGGCACGTTGCACGGGGAGCTGGTGCTGGAATGCCTGCAGCGTTGGGAGGTGCCCCCAGCCGAAGTAGACCTTATTGCCAGCCATGGCCAGACGGTTTTTCACGCCCCGCGCCACCAGCACCAACTGCCCGATTGGCCTAACGCTACCCTGCAGCTCGGCGACGCTGACCACCTGGCCGTGCGCACCGACATTCTGACCGTGAGTGATTTTCGGCAAAAGCACGTAGCCGCCGGGGGCGAAGGTGCCCCGCTGGCCGTTTACGGTGACTATCTGCTTTTCTCGCAACCCGGCGAAGACCGGCTCCTGCTGAACCTGGGTGGCATTGCTAACTTTACCTATCTACCCGGCTCGCTGGATGCCACGGCCGTATTCAGCACGGATACCGGCCCGGCCAATACCCTGCTGGATGCCGTGGTACGCCAGCACTACCCGGGCCTTAGCTATGACGCCGATGGAATGCTGGCCGCCCAGGGAACGGTGCAGGAAAACCTGCTAACGGAGCTACTACAGCATTCCTTTTTTCAGGCCAAGCTGCCCAAAACCACCGGCCCCGAGCTGTTTGGTCTTGCCTACCTGCGGACCGCACAGGAGCGCAGCCATACGCAGCATCTCTCTCCTCCCGATTTGCTGGCTACGCTGACTGCCCTGAGCGCGGAAGGAATTGCCCGCGCCGTGCGGCAGCGCTTAGGACTGCACCCTGCCTTGCCCATTTATATCAGCGGGGGCGGGTTGCACAACCCCGTTCTCTTAGCGGCACTCCAGGCCCGGCTGCCGCTCTGCCGGCTGGGCTCCACGGCCGTGCTGGGGATTCAGCCTGATGCTAAAGAAGCGGTTTTGTTTGCCACCCTGGCCAACGAAACGCTGGTTGGGGAACCCCGCACCATTGGCTCTGGCACCCAGGCGGTACCGGCGGTTTCACTCGGCAAAATTTCCTTGCCCGGTTAG
- a CDS encoding DUF4331 family protein, protein MATGALGLAVWSGQTTTLEASSHREAPLIADDPLADNTDLYAFRSPNAPETVTIIANYIPLELPQGGPNYNTFGENVRYEIHIKNKTTTTGDDITYRFTFTRENEDPTTFFNIRLGKQNLKTTYKCEMSTGGAAFTTLVANGKVPPTNIGPRSIEDATVGLGTTYDKLMSDAIEEVSGMKIFCGPVDDPFFADLGGIFDLGGIRSAAGARDGLARKNTHAIVLQIPIATLQKDGKAVGSAKNILDADYVIGVWASASRPKLRTLNADGTQTHSGDWVQVSRLGMPLTNEVIEPIGQKDHWNALTPYTEDKATEENLVNPELALYMDDSKFGGAVPGLKSLRIQTASLQSFDFRNTKDGVSALLGNAATAGTAFAKSADGGFGEYLLRAGKPRSVDILPIFHTGVPNLPPYQLATGKPARSPLSAGKPFINNFLPNTGANTTGGDMLRLNMAVPATARNSADFSSEGLLAAAVLGLTDARYNKDASLQAIPNMDGFPNGRRLEDDVVRIELQAVGGIALAAIGLFYDDYSATATNPVTQDLLNVLTFTTGVEKNDAEFKTVYPYVQTPWRGTSVGSDIITANAAPGSSGLNMQAPLMALSQNYPNPFGGKTTFLYKVTVKAPVTLYISDLTGKRVATLLQEEVRKPGTYELKWDASSLKKGLYIATMSSGGEVIQSVKLLHTR, encoded by the coding sequence ATGGCAACAGGTGCGCTAGGCCTGGCCGTCTGGAGTGGGCAGACCACTACGCTGGAAGCCTCCAGCCACCGCGAAGCCCCCCTGATTGCCGATGATCCGCTGGCAGACAACACAGACTTATATGCGTTTCGCAGCCCCAATGCCCCGGAAACGGTAACTATCATTGCCAACTATATTCCGCTGGAGCTGCCGCAGGGCGGGCCAAACTATAACACGTTTGGGGAGAATGTGCGCTACGAAATCCACATTAAAAACAAGACCACTACTACGGGGGATGATATTACCTATCGTTTCACTTTCACCCGCGAAAATGAAGATCCTACCACGTTCTTCAACATCCGGCTGGGCAAGCAAAACCTGAAGACCACTTACAAATGTGAGATGAGCACGGGTGGGGCCGCCTTTACCACCTTGGTAGCCAATGGTAAGGTACCACCCACCAACATTGGGCCGCGCTCTATTGAAGATGCTACCGTAGGCCTGGGAACTACCTACGACAAGCTGATGAGTGATGCTATTGAAGAAGTAAGCGGCATGAAAATCTTCTGCGGCCCGGTAGATGATCCTTTCTTTGCTGATCTGGGTGGTATTTTTGATCTGGGAGGTATCCGTAGCGCCGCTGGTGCCCGCGACGGACTGGCCCGTAAAAACACCCACGCCATTGTGCTGCAAATCCCTATTGCCACGTTGCAAAAGGATGGCAAAGCAGTGGGTAGTGCCAAGAATATTCTGGACGCCGACTACGTAATTGGCGTATGGGCCTCGGCCAGCCGCCCCAAACTCCGCACGCTGAATGCCGATGGCACGCAAACGCATAGCGGTGACTGGGTGCAGGTATCGCGCCTGGGTATGCCACTCACCAACGAAGTAATTGAACCCATTGGTCAGAAAGACCACTGGAATGCTCTGACGCCCTACACCGAGGACAAAGCCACGGAAGAAAATCTGGTTAACCCGGAGCTGGCGCTGTACATGGATGACAGTAAGTTTGGCGGTGCCGTGCCCGGCCTGAAATCCTTGCGCATCCAAACGGCTTCTTTACAATCTTTCGATTTCCGGAATACCAAAGACGGGGTTTCAGCACTGCTGGGCAATGCTGCCACGGCTGGTACTGCTTTTGCCAAGTCTGCTGATGGTGGTTTTGGCGAGTACCTGCTGCGCGCCGGCAAACCCCGCTCGGTAGATATTCTGCCCATATTTCATACGGGTGTGCCTAATTTGCCCCCCTACCAGCTGGCTACTGGCAAACCGGCCCGCAGCCCCCTCTCAGCCGGCAAACCCTTCATCAACAATTTCCTGCCGAATACCGGAGCCAACACCACCGGTGGCGACATGCTTCGTCTGAACATGGCCGTGCCCGCTACCGCCCGTAACTCGGCCGACTTCAGCTCCGAGGGCCTGTTAGCCGCCGCCGTACTGGGCCTTACGGATGCTCGCTACAACAAGGATGCTTCCCTGCAGGCTATTCCTAACATGGATGGTTTCCCGAACGGACGCCGTTTGGAAGATGATGTAGTGCGGATTGAGCTGCAGGCTGTGGGAGGCATTGCGCTGGCAGCTATTGGCCTGTTCTATGATGACTACTCTGCCACCGCTACCAACCCTGTAACCCAGGATCTGCTGAATGTGCTGACTTTTACCACAGGAGTAGAGAAAAACGATGCGGAGTTTAAAACCGTGTATCCCTATGTACAAACGCCTTGGCGCGGTACGTCGGTGGGCAGTGACATAATAACAGCCAATGCAGCACCCGGCAGCTCCGGCTTAAACATGCAGGCGCCTCTCATGGCGCTGTCCCAGAACTACCCAAACCCCTTTGGCGGCAAAACCACATTCCTGTATAAAGTAACCGTGAAGGCTCCGGTCACGCTGTATATCAGCGACCTGACCGGTAAGCGCGTTGCTACTCTGTTGCAGGAAGAAGTGCGTAAGCCCGGCACGTATGAGCTGAAATGGGATGCTTCCTCGCTAAAGAAAGGCCTGTACATTGCTACAATGTCATCCGGCGGAGAAGTAATTCAATCCGTGAAGCTGTTGCACACGCGCTAA
- a CDS encoding FtsB family cell division protein: MRLLDILNRVPHFLRSFYFLTGLAFLVWMLVFDANDLLKQYEMYQKWHELQTDKEYYLNEIDKVKKDRAELLSSPELLEKFAREKYIMKRPGEDVFILVPQEEE, encoded by the coding sequence ATGCGTCTGCTAGATATCCTAAACCGGGTCCCGCATTTCCTTCGTAGTTTCTATTTCCTGACGGGCCTGGCCTTTCTGGTGTGGATGCTGGTGTTTGATGCCAACGACCTGCTGAAGCAGTATGAAATGTATCAGAAGTGGCACGAGCTGCAGACGGATAAGGAGTACTATCTTAATGAGATAGATAAGGTTAAAAAAGACCGCGCCGAGCTATTAAGCAGCCCTGAGCTGCTGGAGAAATTCGCCCGTGAAAAATATATTATGAAGCGCCCCGGCGAAGACGTTTTTATTCTGGTACCTCAGGAAGAGGAATAA
- a CDS encoding CARDB domain-containing protein produces MKHNYSSARRQYGWWIMFCWLLAAGMLMSQGAQAQTYSMPVSGTSSITACEGTLYDDGGPNNSPSANSNGVLTINPGVAGNKIKLDFTTIQLYYEQISIYDGTSTGAPLIAEFTSGSGTGTVYATNNTGALTVKFTSNYYNYYGYQGFAATISCVTSVPLADLAIQGASAQPLSIVAGNNMYVTSSIYNLGGTTASSSNVGYYLSTNNTLDGSDVLLATSTGGYLAAKGSSYRDQNLTIPQTTSSGTYYLLFVADNQNGVAESDEQNNVVSLSFSVVPPSVDLSINSTSLSPTSVMAGNYVSINGYVSNQGNATVKSVTVGFYLSKDAVLDGSDKLLTNSNLGTIDASGYAYFYPSATIPSGTTPGSYYVLVVADYQNQVTETNEQNNLSALALTVEAPTIDLTMLQAGLGVNKTTAGSQISASSYIYNQGNSTASSSNAAYYLSTDSKLDGQDVLLASSTGGQLGAQQYDSRSTTLTIPSGTKAGTYYVLFVADYQNTVAESNEQNNVSAVSLAVEDPYVDLQAYSVTTSSYSVVTGGKLDLYGYIYNQGNMTSAATSVGFYLSKNATYDGTDVLLSNNTLASITGTNSYYNYGSVSSTVTIPTGTAVGTYYLLMVADNKNSITESNEQNNVTYTSISVVQPSVDLYISDASLSRYSVAAGSNFTTGFYVINQGNTSASTSNAQVYLSSNTTFDGNDVLLVTSTGGALGGGSYSYRNTSATVPTTTTPGTYYVLFVADATNQVSETNEQNNTYGAIQITVTAPFKGVIVPASGTNTLTTCNADIYDNGGTENYASYSDGALVIKPGTTGAKVQLTFSQLSLEVYSNLYIYDGTSTNAPLLATYYYYQNSNNTVQATNSEGALTLVFSSGYYTSGGFQAKATCILPADLTVSGVSLQTSSTTPGSTLTASATITNSGQGNATYSNVGYYLSSDQTFSVSDVPLATVSGGTLNAGSSATRGGTLSVPAGTSYGTYYVLCVADPDKQEPESNENNNVAVTTLKVGDAEPNLTLASATLQAGSVLSGGTLTSSVVVKNDGSASAASSTLGYYLSANATWESSDVLLQTATGASLAASGTATRTATLTIPATTTAGSYYVLFVADPSAAVTESNETDNVASVALTVNSATVSKPDLAFVAASGSVSPASIVAGKSLTASATVTNLGTTSATSVPLTMYLSADNKLDAADVKLGAATDASLTNGLTRVQQITAAIPTTTKAGSYYVLLMLDAETTLSETSRANNLYSLPLTVSVGTAQREQTAGLTISVYPNPTHSAPISVHMDGVSTTKGAATLTLYNSLGQRVAQQVVRRPGSGAKAEFDTRTLAQGVYMLHITGEQLHVVRRVVVD; encoded by the coding sequence ATGAAGCACAATTACTCTAGTGCCCGCCGGCAGTATGGCTGGTGGATTATGTTTTGCTGGCTGCTGGCAGCGGGTATGCTCATGAGCCAGGGCGCTCAGGCCCAGACCTACTCCATGCCGGTTTCGGGTACCAGCTCTATTACGGCCTGTGAGGGAACACTCTATGATGATGGTGGCCCTAATAACAGCCCCAGCGCCAACTCCAACGGAGTGCTGACGATTAACCCCGGCGTAGCGGGCAATAAGATTAAGCTGGATTTTACCACCATTCAGCTGTACTACGAGCAAATATCCATATACGACGGCACCTCTACCGGGGCGCCGCTTATTGCGGAGTTCACCAGCGGCTCAGGCACCGGCACTGTGTATGCTACCAACAACACGGGGGCGCTGACGGTAAAGTTCACCTCCAACTATTACAATTATTATGGCTACCAGGGCTTCGCGGCTACTATCAGCTGCGTCACCTCGGTTCCGCTTGCAGATCTGGCCATTCAGGGGGCCTCGGCTCAGCCGCTTTCCATTGTGGCGGGCAATAACATGTACGTTACCTCGTCCATCTATAACCTGGGCGGCACCACGGCCAGCTCCAGCAACGTAGGCTACTACCTGTCTACCAACAATACGCTGGATGGCTCCGATGTGCTACTGGCTACTTCTACCGGTGGCTACCTGGCCGCGAAAGGCTCCAGCTACCGCGACCAGAACCTGACCATTCCGCAGACGACCAGCAGCGGCACGTATTATCTGCTGTTTGTGGCCGATAACCAGAATGGAGTAGCCGAGAGTGATGAGCAAAACAACGTGGTGAGCCTTTCCTTCAGCGTGGTGCCCCCCTCCGTGGATCTTAGCATTAACTCCACTTCGCTGTCTCCCACCTCCGTTATGGCGGGTAACTATGTCAGTATAAATGGCTATGTATCCAACCAGGGCAATGCCACGGTAAAATCGGTAACCGTCGGCTTTTATCTCTCGAAAGATGCGGTGCTGGATGGCAGCGACAAGCTGCTGACGAATTCCAATCTGGGCACCATTGACGCCAGTGGATACGCCTACTTTTATCCTTCCGCCACTATTCCATCCGGCACCACGCCCGGTAGCTATTACGTGCTGGTAGTAGCCGACTACCAGAACCAGGTAACCGAAACCAACGAGCAGAACAACCTCTCGGCCCTGGCCCTGACGGTGGAGGCACCCACCATTGACCTAACCATGCTGCAGGCCGGCCTGGGGGTCAATAAAACCACCGCCGGCAGCCAGATTTCGGCCTCCAGCTATATCTACAATCAGGGAAACAGTACGGCCAGCAGCTCTAACGCGGCTTATTATCTATCTACTGACAGCAAGCTGGATGGGCAGGATGTGTTGCTCGCCTCCTCAACGGGCGGCCAGCTGGGCGCCCAGCAGTACGACAGCCGGAGCACCACGCTTACCATTCCTTCCGGCACCAAAGCCGGTACGTATTACGTGTTGTTTGTGGCGGATTATCAGAATACGGTAGCCGAATCCAACGAGCAGAACAACGTGTCGGCCGTATCGTTGGCGGTAGAGGATCCTTACGTGGATCTGCAGGCATATTCAGTTACCACTTCTTCTTATTCAGTAGTAACCGGTGGCAAGCTGGACCTGTACGGCTACATCTATAACCAGGGCAATATGACCTCGGCTGCCACCAGCGTGGGCTTTTATCTGTCGAAAAATGCTACCTATGATGGCACGGACGTACTGCTCAGCAATAACACGCTAGCCAGCATTACCGGTACCAACAGCTACTACAACTATGGTTCGGTATCTTCTACCGTTACCATCCCCACGGGCACTGCCGTAGGTACCTATTACCTGCTGATGGTAGCGGATAACAAGAACAGCATAACCGAGTCTAATGAGCAGAACAACGTAACCTACACCAGCATATCGGTGGTGCAGCCCAGCGTAGATTTGTACATATCGGACGCTAGCCTATCGCGCTACAGCGTAGCGGCCGGCAGCAATTTTACGACCGGCTTCTATGTAATAAATCAGGGCAACACCAGCGCATCAACCAGCAATGCGCAGGTGTACCTGTCTTCCAATACCACCTTTGATGGTAATGACGTACTGTTGGTAACCTCCACGGGTGGAGCGTTGGGAGGAGGTTCGTACTCCTACCGCAATACCAGCGCTACAGTGCCTACAACTACTACGCCGGGCACTTATTATGTGTTGTTCGTGGCCGATGCTACCAATCAGGTAAGTGAGACCAATGAGCAGAACAATACCTATGGTGCTATTCAGATTACCGTAACGGCACCGTTCAAAGGTGTTATTGTCCCTGCTTCGGGTACCAACACCCTCACTACCTGTAACGCGGATATTTACGACAACGGCGGTACAGAAAATTATGCCTCTTACTCCGATGGGGCCCTCGTCATTAAGCCCGGCACAACCGGGGCCAAGGTACAACTGACGTTCTCGCAACTCTCGCTGGAAGTCTACTCCAACCTCTACATCTATGACGGTACCAGCACGAATGCTCCGCTCCTGGCTACTTACTACTACTACCAGAATTCTAACAATACGGTTCAGGCTACCAACAGTGAAGGCGCACTTACCCTGGTATTCAGCAGCGGCTATTACACTAGCGGCGGCTTTCAGGCCAAAGCCACCTGTATTCTGCCCGCTGACCTGACGGTGTCCGGCGTTTCGCTACAAACCAGCAGCACTACCCCGGGCTCTACCCTCACGGCCTCAGCTACTATCACCAACTCGGGCCAGGGTAATGCCACCTACAGCAATGTGGGCTACTACCTCTCCTCGGACCAGACTTTCAGCGTGAGCGACGTACCGCTGGCCACCGTAAGTGGCGGCACTCTGAATGCCGGCAGCAGCGCCACCCGCGGCGGTACCCTATCGGTTCCGGCCGGCACCAGCTATGGCACCTATTATGTTCTGTGCGTGGCCGACCCGGATAAGCAGGAGCCAGAATCAAACGAGAACAACAACGTAGCGGTAACTACCCTGAAAGTAGGTGATGCCGAGCCCAACCTCACGCTGGCCTCTGCTACCCTGCAGGCGGGTTCGGTGCTGAGCGGCGGCACGCTCACCAGCAGCGTGGTAGTGAAGAATGATGGTTCCGCTTCGGCTGCGTCCAGCACGCTGGGCTATTATCTGTCGGCTAATGCCACTTGGGAAAGCAGTGATGTGCTGCTGCAAACCGCAACCGGCGCCTCATTGGCGGCTTCCGGCACGGCCACGCGCACGGCTACCCTCACCATTCCGGCTACTACCACCGCCGGCAGCTACTACGTGCTGTTCGTGGCCGATCCTTCGGCAGCCGTAACGGAAAGCAACGAAACCGATAACGTGGCTTCCGTAGCCCTAACGGTAAACTCCGCTACCGTTTCCAAGCCGGACCTGGCCTTTGTAGCCGCCTCGGGCAGTGTTTCTCCCGCCAGCATTGTAGCCGGCAAGAGCCTCACGGCCAGTGCTACCGTCACTAACCTGGGCACCACTTCGGCTACCAGCGTTCCGCTCACCATGTATCTTTCCGCTGATAACAAGCTGGATGCTGCTGATGTGAAGCTGGGTGCTGCCACCGATGCCTCCCTAACCAATGGCCTGACGCGCGTGCAGCAGATTACCGCCGCCATTCCGACCACCACCAAAGCCGGCAGCTATTATGTGTTGCTGATGCTGGATGCGGAAACAACGCTTTCGGAAACCAGCCGCGCCAACAACCTGTACAGCCTGCCGCTCACGGTTTCGGTGGGAACGGCCCAACGCGAGCAAACGGCCGGCCTTACCATTAGCGTGTATCCTAACCCCACGCATTCTGCGCCCATTTCGGTGCATATGGATGGCGTAAGCACAACCAAGGGTGCGGCCACGCTTACGCTGTATAACAGCCTGGGCCAGCGCGTGGCGCAGCAGGTAGTACGCCGCCCCGGTAGCGGTGCCAAAGCTGAGTTTGATACCCGTACGCTGGCACAGGGAGTCTACATGCTCCACATTACCGGCGAGCAGTTGCACGTAGTACGCCGCGTGGTGGTAGACTAA
- the eno gene encoding phosphopyruvate hydratase, producing MSIITAIHARQIFDSRGNPTVEVDVTTETGTVGRAAVPSGASTGKHEAVELRDDDKSKYMGKGVLQAVDNVNSKIAEELVGFSIYEQGLLDKIMLELDGTPNKGNLGANAILGVSLAVARAAAQDAGMPLYRYVGGVNANTLPVPMMNILNGGSHADNSIDFQEFMIMPVGASSFSEALRWGTEIFHHLKNVLKKQGFSTNVGDEGGFAPNIKSNEDAIKIVLQAIETAGYKPGDDVMIAMDAAASEFYSDGHYHFKKSTGDKLTSSEMVSYWTDWTKKYPIISIEDGMDEDDWSGWKALTNSIGATTQLVGDDLFVTNVNRLQRGIDEQIANAILIKVNQIGTLTETIDAINLGRRNGYKSIMSHRSGETEDNTIADLAVALNTGQIKTGSASRSDRMAKYNQLLRIEEELGETAYFPGKKM from the coding sequence ATGAGCATTATCACCGCCATCCATGCCCGCCAGATCTTTGATTCGCGCGGCAACCCGACTGTAGAAGTAGACGTGACCACCGAAACCGGTACCGTAGGCCGTGCTGCGGTTCCTTCGGGCGCCAGCACCGGCAAGCACGAAGCCGTAGAGTTGCGCGACGACGACAAGTCGAAGTACATGGGCAAGGGCGTGCTACAGGCGGTGGATAACGTGAACAGCAAAATTGCCGAAGAACTGGTGGGCTTCTCCATCTACGAGCAGGGCCTGCTGGATAAGATTATGCTGGAGCTGGATGGCACGCCTAACAAGGGTAACCTGGGCGCCAATGCTATTCTGGGGGTGTCGCTGGCCGTGGCCCGCGCCGCCGCGCAGGATGCCGGTATGCCGCTGTACCGCTACGTGGGTGGGGTGAATGCCAACACGCTGCCCGTGCCCATGATGAATATCCTGAATGGGGGCTCGCACGCCGACAACAGCATCGACTTTCAGGAGTTTATGATTATGCCCGTGGGCGCTTCGTCTTTCTCGGAAGCACTGCGCTGGGGTACGGAAATTTTCCACCACCTGAAGAACGTGCTGAAAAAGCAGGGCTTCAGCACCAACGTGGGTGATGAAGGCGGTTTTGCGCCCAACATCAAATCCAACGAAGACGCTATTAAGATTGTACTGCAGGCCATTGAAACGGCTGGCTACAAGCCCGGCGACGACGTGATGATTGCCATGGATGCTGCCGCCTCGGAGTTCTATTCCGATGGCCACTACCACTTCAAGAAGAGCACCGGCGACAAGCTGACGTCTTCCGAAATGGTGAGCTACTGGACCGACTGGACCAAGAAGTACCCCATCATCAGCATTGAAGATGGCATGGACGAGGACGACTGGAGCGGCTGGAAGGCTCTCACCAACAGCATTGGCGCAACCACCCAGCTGGTGGGCGACGACCTGTTCGTGACCAACGTAAACCGCCTGCAGCGCGGTATTGATGAGCAGATTGCCAACGCCATCCTCATTAAAGTAAACCAGATTGGCACGCTCACCGAGACGATTGATGCCATAAACCTGGGCCGCCGCAACGGCTACAAGAGCATCATGAGCCACCGCTCGGGCGAAACGGAGGATAATACTATTGCCGACCTGGCCGTGGCCCTGAACACCGGCCAGATCAAAACCGGCTCCGCTTCGCGCTCCGACCGGATGGCCAAATACAACCAGCTGCTCCGCATTGAGGAAGAGCTGGGCGAAACGGCCTACTTCCCCGGCAAAAAGATGTAG
- the hscA gene encoding Fe-S protein assembly chaperone HscA, which translates to MAKVAINLSTGSLQQEEIIVGIDLGTTNSLVAYIHPETRQPVAINDMGRGTIVPSVVHFPQGGETPIVGTDAKEYLLTDPQNTIYSVKRLLGKSYRDLGEHAEDLGYKVIDDNSEGLVKIRVGDQFYSPIELSAEILKELRARAEHALKTPVNKAVITVPAYFNDSQRQATRDAGRLAGLEVLRIVNEPTAAALAYGIGLSPEEEKTVAVYDLGGGTFDVSILRIQQGIFEVLSTNGDTYLGGDDLDRLIYNYWASEYQLSTLLFQNPMAQQELRLLAEQAKRQLSGADTFEAEFGGTMLPLTKAKFNELAQPLVERTIVSCRQALTDAKLTPQDLDAVLLVGGSTRVPLVYESVSAFFQQPANNSLNPDEVVALGAAIQADILAGNRRDVLLLDVTPLTLGIETLGGLMDPIIPRNSKIPTKAGRQYTTSVDGQVNLKISVYQGERDLVKENRKLAEFDLRGIPAMPAGLPKVDVNFILNADGILKVEAIELRSNTRQAVEIKPQYGLTDEQVEQMLMDSLTHAREDVAARMVIEARTVAEQMLYQVERFVEKNNQHLTEEEITETAASTERLREALATNTKDTILKAVDELEELTRPFAERVMNISIKQAMAGKKIE; encoded by the coding sequence ATGGCTAAAGTCGCAATCAACCTCTCTACCGGGAGTCTGCAGCAGGAAGAAATTATTGTAGGTATTGATTTGGGCACTACTAACTCGCTGGTAGCCTACATTCATCCGGAAACCCGCCAGCCAGTGGCCATTAATGATATGGGCCGGGGCACCATTGTACCCTCGGTGGTACACTTCCCTCAGGGTGGAGAAACGCCCATTGTGGGCACCGATGCCAAGGAATACCTGCTCACCGATCCGCAGAACACCATTTACTCGGTGAAGCGCCTGCTGGGCAAGTCTTACCGTGACCTGGGCGAGCACGCCGAAGATCTGGGCTATAAGGTAATTGATGATAACTCCGAAGGCCTCGTGAAAATCCGGGTGGGCGACCAGTTCTACTCGCCCATTGAGCTTTCGGCTGAGATTCTAAAGGAGCTGCGGGCCCGGGCCGAGCACGCTTTGAAAACGCCCGTGAACAAGGCCGTTATTACCGTGCCGGCTTATTTCAACGATTCTCAGCGCCAGGCCACCCGCGACGCCGGCCGCCTGGCCGGGCTGGAAGTGCTGCGCATTGTAAACGAGCCCACGGCCGCCGCGCTGGCCTACGGTATCGGCCTCTCGCCCGAAGAAGAGAAAACCGTGGCTGTGTATGACTTGGGAGGTGGTACTTTCGACGTTAGCATTCTGCGCATTCAGCAGGGCATTTTTGAAGTACTCAGCACCAACGGCGACACCTATCTGGGCGGCGACGACCTGGACCGCCTGATTTATAACTACTGGGCCAGTGAGTATCAGCTTTCCACCCTCCTGTTTCAGAACCCCATGGCCCAGCAGGAACTGCGGCTGCTGGCCGAGCAGGCCAAGCGCCAGTTAAGCGGGGCTGATACGTTTGAGGCTGAGTTTGGCGGCACCATGCTGCCGCTCACCAAAGCCAAGTTCAATGAGCTTGCCCAGCCGCTGGTAGAGCGCACCATCGTTTCCTGCCGTCAGGCTCTGACCGATGCCAAACTCACGCCCCAGGACCTCGACGCCGTTTTGCTGGTTGGTGGCTCCACGCGCGTGCCGCTGGTCTACGAATCAGTTTCGGCGTTTTTCCAGCAGCCCGCCAACAACTCCCTGAATCCCGATGAAGTGGTAGCCCTGGGCGCCGCTATTCAGGCGGATATTCTGGCCGGCAACCGCCGCGACGTGCTGCTGTTGGACGTAACCCCGCTTACCCTGGGCATTGAAACCCTGGGTGGCCTGATGGACCCCATCATTCCCCGCAACTCCAAAATTCCCACCAAAGCCGGGCGCCAGTACACCACCAGCGTAGACGGGCAGGTAAACCTGAAAATCTCCGTGTACCAGGGCGAGCGTGACCTGGTAAAGGAAAACCGTAAGCTGGCTGAGTTTGATCTGCGCGGTATTCCGGCTATGCCCGCCGGCTTGCCTAAAGTGGACGTAAACTTTATTCTGAATGCCGATGGTATTCTGAAAGTGGAGGCCATTGAGCTGCGCTCCAACACCCGCCAGGCCGTGGAAATCAAGCCCCAATACGGCCTTACTGATGAGCAGGTGGAACAGATGCTGATGGACTCCCTCACTCACGCCCGCGAGGATGTGGCCGCCCGCATGGTGATTGAAGCCCGTACCGTGGCCGAGCAGATGCTGTACCAGGTGGAGCGCTTCGTGGAGAAAAATAACCAGCACCTGACGGAAGAAGAAATAACCGAAACGGCCGCTTCCACCGAGCGCCTGCGGGAAGCCCTGGCTACAAACACTAAAGACACCATTCTAAAGGCGGTTGATGAGCTGGAGGAACTGACGCGCCCCTTCGCCGAACGGGTGATGAACATCTCCATCAAGCAGGCCATGGCCGGAAAAAAGATTGAGTAG